From Argopecten irradians isolate NY chromosome 2, Ai_NY, whole genome shotgun sequence, the proteins below share one genomic window:
- the LOC138315059 gene encoding sepiapterin reductase-like isoform X3 → MEKPDQLFRKKSFVAITGSSKGLGRCMALKFAAMFPPNSVLVLMARNVDAMEIVRTEIMALTPNITVIIRQYDQGKTDQGYFDDIFDSVLSENKITKGDFEQVMLVHNCVSTGDKDRTALQHCDGDRLRSYFDTNLCGLILLNTSFFKTFYDPSQSRVIINMSSGAGRLPTPSLSLYGTGKAARDMFFRVLSTEEPSVRILTFVPGGVDTDMLKDLEENTSSPAFQKLITDMRNDGKLLTPEAAVDNLVGVLQANTFKNAECVDDQFKVYQKYREEHFNE, encoded by the exons ATGGAGAAACCAGACCAGCTGTTCCGTAAGAAGAGTTTTGTAGCCATTACCGGTAGCAGTAAAGGACTTGGTCGCTGTATGGCCCTAAAGTTTGCGGCCATGTTTCCTCCTAATTCTGTTTTAGTACTGATGGCCAGGAATGTGGATGCTATGGAAATAGTTCGGACAGAAATTATGGCATTGACACCTAATATAACGGTGATAATACGACAATATGACCAAGGGAAAACTGACCAAGGATATTTTGATGACATCTTTGATAGTGTTCtatctgaaaacaaaataacgAAGGGTGATTTTGAACAAGTCATGCTTGTTCATAACTGTGTATCAACTGGTGACAAAGACCGAACAGCATTACAACACTGTGATGGCGATCGTCTTCGATCTTACTTTGACACCAACCTCTGTGGATTGATTCTACTCAACacaagtttctttaaaacattttacgATCCCTCACAATCTCGAGTCATAATAAACATGTCATCGGGAGCAGGACGTCTTCCAACACCGTCGCTCAGTCTGTATGGTACAG GGAAGGCTGCCCGTGATATGTTCTTCCGAGTCCTTTCTACTGAGGAACCATCTGTCCGGATTCTCACGTTTGTTCCTGGTGGTGTGGATACAGACATGCTGAAGGATCTGGAAGAAAACACTTCATCGCCGGCATTCCAAAAATTGATAACTG ACATGAGAAATGACGGCAAGCTGTTGACACCGGAGGCCGCTGTGGACAACCTTGTGGGTGTGCTGCAAGCCAACACGTTCAAAAACGCTGAATGTGTCGATGACCAGTTTAAAGTATATCAGAAATATCGCGAGGAACACTTCAACGAATAA